Proteins co-encoded in one Paracrocinitomix mangrovi genomic window:
- a CDS encoding RNA polymerase sigma factor, with protein MFDEQKVIEGCRKNDRRSQEKLYEWAYVKLMPTCMRYHKNEEDARNVLNLGFVKICKNLDKLKEGTPFEAWVRRIMMNTIIDEFRKNKNYMQLVDQKETDRELEIHGLSVDNGVWSKLEMDILMGLLKRLPDVSRKVFNLYVIDGYSHKEIGDMLDISDGTSKWHLSNARKLLREMVVKLNKSENTELWGYENG; from the coding sequence ATGTTTGACGAGCAAAAAGTCATAGAAGGTTGTAGAAAAAACGACCGCCGTTCGCAAGAGAAGCTATATGAATGGGCCTACGTTAAGTTGATGCCCACGTGTATGCGTTATCACAAGAACGAGGAAGACGCTCGAAATGTTTTGAATCTGGGATTCGTTAAAATCTGTAAAAATCTAGACAAGCTTAAAGAAGGAACTCCTTTTGAAGCTTGGGTGCGAAGAATTATGATGAACACCATCATAGACGAATTCAGAAAAAATAAAAATTACATGCAATTGGTTGATCAAAAAGAAACTGATCGCGAATTGGAGATACATGGTTTGAGTGTTGATAACGGTGTATGGTCAAAACTGGAGATGGATATTTTAATGGGATTACTTAAAAGGTTGCCGGATGTATCCAGAAAAGTGTTTAACCTATACGTGATTGACGGATACTCACATAAAGAAATTGGAGATATGCTTGATATCTCAGACGGAACATCTAAATGGCATTTATCTAATGCGAGAAAGTTGTTACGTGAAATGGTTGTTAAATTGAATAAATCAGAAAATACAGAGCTTTGGGGCTACGAGAATGGCTGA
- a CDS encoding SixA phosphatase family protein, translated as MLHLYLLRHGKAANPASYDVDYDRPLNKKGIAQINQIGFRLKQDNLIPHQIISSSAKRTEETTATVNHYLEIGDITFLKELYLAKDEVILHHLVKNAEKKEILYVGHNFGISNIASYFSGETISMSTGMLVHFTFEVDKWEHVGKDSGIVKDIYIPDVFIP; from the coding sequence ATGTTGCATTTGTATTTGTTGAGACATGGAAAAGCTGCTAACCCGGCTAGTTATGATGTGGATTATGACCGTCCTTTAAATAAGAAAGGAATTGCCCAAATTAATCAAATTGGATTCCGCTTAAAACAGGATAATTTAATTCCTCACCAAATCATCAGTTCATCTGCAAAAAGAACAGAAGAAACCACAGCCACTGTAAATCATTACTTAGAAATCGGAGACATCACTTTTTTAAAAGAACTCTACCTTGCTAAGGACGAAGTGATTTTACACCACCTGGTTAAAAATGCCGAGAAAAAAGAGATTTTATATGTGGGACACAACTTTGGAATCTCAAATATAGCTTCATACTTCTCAGGCGAAACAATTAGCATGTCCACCGGAATGCTGGTTCATTTTACGTTTGAAGTTGACAAGTGGGAGCACGTTGGTAAAGATTCAGGAATAGTAAAAGACATTTATATACCAGACGTATTTATTCCATAG
- the ruvC gene encoding crossover junction endodeoxyribonuclease RuvC: MVKKTDKIILGIDPGTVVMGYGLIHVKGKEMVMLNYGILQLSKLKTQPEKLKRIFDRVDQLIAEYKPDEMAIEAPFFGKNVQSMLKLGRAQGVAIAAALNRNIPIEEYTPKKIKQSITGSGNASKEQVAHMLQRLLGLKEIPKYLDATDGLAAAVCHHFQGGIGENNKSKSGSWKGFLSDNPQRLKNN; encoded by the coding sequence ATAGTGAAAAAGACGGATAAAATCATATTAGGAATTGATCCTGGAACTGTAGTTATGGGTTATGGTCTAATCCACGTAAAGGGAAAGGAGATGGTAATGTTAAACTATGGCATTTTACAACTAAGTAAATTAAAAACACAACCTGAAAAGCTGAAAAGAATTTTTGATCGAGTAGATCAATTAATTGCTGAATATAAGCCTGATGAGATGGCAATTGAAGCTCCGTTTTTTGGAAAAAATGTTCAATCCATGTTAAAATTGGGGAGAGCACAAGGTGTAGCCATAGCTGCAGCATTGAATAGAAATATTCCTATTGAAGAATACACACCAAAAAAAATCAAACAGTCAATTACCGGATCCGGAAACGCAAGTAAAGAACAAGTAGCCCATATGCTTCAAAGATTACTTGGGTTAAAGGAAATACCAAAATATTTGGATGCAACGGACGGTTTAGCCGCAGCGGTTTGCCACCATTTTCAAGGAGGTATTGGAGAAAATAATAAAAGTAAATCAGGTAGCTGGAAAGGATTTTTATCGGATAATCCTCAAAGGCTTAAAAACAACTAA
- a CDS encoding HIT family protein produces MSSIFTKIINGEIPSHKVAENDKFYAFLDISPLQKGHTLVVPKKEVDYIFDVEDELLSEMIIFAKGIAGKIKKTFPCNRVGMTVIGLEVPHAHIHLIPINAEKDMNFRSEKLNLSQDELAEIAQKLRNA; encoded by the coding sequence ATGTCAAGCATTTTTACCAAAATAATAAATGGGGAAATACCTTCACACAAAGTGGCAGAAAACGATAAGTTCTATGCTTTTTTGGATATTTCTCCACTTCAAAAAGGCCATACCCTTGTAGTTCCTAAAAAAGAGGTTGACTACATTTTTGATGTAGAGGATGAACTGTTAAGTGAAATGATAATCTTTGCTAAAGGAATAGCAGGTAAGATTAAAAAAACCTTTCCATGTAATAGAGTGGGGATGACTGTGATTGGATTAGAAGTTCCGCATGCGCATATACATCTAATTCCTATAAATGCAGAGAAAGACATGAATTTCAGAAGTGAAAAACTGAATCTGTCACAAGATGAATTGGCTGAGATTGCTCAGAAATTGAGAAATGCTTAG
- the greA gene encoding transcription elongation factor GreA — protein sequence MSEIRYYTEEGLQKLKDELNHMKSVERPHISQQIADARDKGDLSENAEYDAAKEAQGLLEAKIAQLENIVANARIIDESQLDNSKVLILSKVTIKNVQNGMEIQYTLVAENEADLKQKKISVDSPIGKGLLGKKVGDLAKIKVPNGEMEFEILEIAR from the coding sequence ATGTCAGAAATTAGATATTATACTGAAGAAGGATTGCAGAAATTGAAGGATGAACTTAACCACATGAAATCGGTTGAGCGTCCTCATATATCGCAGCAAATTGCAGATGCACGTGACAAAGGTGATCTTTCAGAAAATGCAGAATATGATGCAGCAAAAGAAGCTCAAGGATTATTAGAAGCTAAAATTGCTCAATTAGAAAATATAGTTGCTAACGCACGTATTATTGATGAATCTCAATTGGATAATTCAAAAGTTTTGATTTTGTCAAAAGTGACCATTAAAAATGTCCAAAATGGAATGGAAATTCAGTACACTCTAGTGGCAGAAAACGAAGCAGATTTGAAGCAAAAGAAAATCTCAGTAGACTCTCCTATCGGAAAAGGATTATTAGGTAAAAAAGTTGGTGATCTAGCCAAAATTAAAGTGCCTAATGGAGAAATGGAGTTTGAAATTTTAGAAATTGCTAGATAA
- a CDS encoding T9SS C-terminal target domain-containing protein, giving the protein MRLSITLITLSFCFTSWSYRNFDHHRPGNNDGDAGSRAAGCAPANERLYMEFNNVKAIIETGGLLWQERSTGTASYEVPKGSNKYVIYSGALWMGGEDVNGQLKIAAQMFGQGRDFWTGPLGSLDLNSGNYDPSIVQNAETTLYRDHGSTDIKSSQCLKYDQFYTIRKAEVLQFIAWWECENLNLDPSECEGVEKPSDEVMDRIINWPAHGDMSLKEDYYLAPFYDNVEYENNTPGVYDPINDGDYPWYDIEGKIDCRADRRVTLYGDETHWWVFNDRGNIHTETGGASIGMEIRAQAFSFATDDAINDMTFYNYELINRGSYRLTNTYFGQWVDTDIGDYSNDYVGCDVSRGLGYAYNGESVDNGNSGQDPYGASPPAIGIDFFEGPYKDNDGIDNPLTTNIAEAIAQGGIPYEGLGIGYGDGTVDNERLGMSKFVYFTGGAGAVQGDPDDATDYYQYLKGLWLNNDPFTFGGNGASGSIPTNYCFPGESDPYNWGTLGVPTGQSNWSEVTEGNPPGDRRFLQSAGPFTLEPGAVNNITVGVVYGRNTQETDLEASVRTMKEADSKAQALFDNCFELVEPPRAPTLTIQEMENELILFLQPGEDEQNWFSEDVIYIQTPDSLKDQGIFYDDTFRFEGYQIFQMIGPEASVSDIDDIQKARLVAQCDVENGVSKLVNYEYNEQLGITIPQVMVDGEDAGIRHSFHITEDQFATGARNLVNHKKYYFLAVAYAHNNFMNYVPTEPDSLFGQKKPYLRSRLSATGGGIESVTGIPHDPTPEADGTLFTTSYGYQPAIVQIEGIGNGGTFTDLDSLYRDNNVLNWSSPNVHPKYKPGSGPVDIKVIDPLNLAGGNYTLKFGTVNTDINDEEWSLTREYEDENGQIQIDTFNSKFSVGVKNEELILDWGISVTINQQFYQGNGNCTYKYTSPIDATMTYQDSSKAWLGGVSDDDQFYPTNWIRSGSTSELGDTLPACDPTTWIYNECKYNDYPLDVDQEYEKLLDGIVAPFNRVGTGVYGMPFGFPGDDPSTFKPLESWFSSLGTVSLTKSCFPVLHDVDIVFTSNKDYWTRCPVIEINDNEAQTEHGDDILHMRRDSSVDKFGKPDGTGTGMGWFPGYAVDVNTGKRLNMCFAENSWLGGENGNDMIWNPTSRFADQTGNPLFGGMHYIYVFGENVDGSECPSYDEGAWLADKFDLNHPPADWANNFYKAWKSCFWVMEPMLIQNATLLETDVEIKLRINKPYEDRLVNGENTGRPMYQFSIDNPTEKIKDDRLLSVLDNINVVPNPYYGYSEYETSKIDNRVKITNLPERCTVTIFNMQGALIRSFEKDDPITSLDWNLKNHAGVPIAGGLYLIHVKLPITADNGDVSYEERILKWYGALRTPDLDNL; this is encoded by the coding sequence ATGAGATTATCTATTACACTAATTACACTTTCATTTTGTTTCACTTCGTGGTCTTATCGAAACTTCGATCATCACAGACCCGGAAACAATGATGGTGATGCAGGTTCAAGAGCAGCTGGATGTGCTCCTGCAAATGAGAGACTTTACATGGAATTTAATAATGTAAAGGCAATTATTGAAACCGGTGGTTTGCTATGGCAAGAAAGATCAACAGGAACAGCTTCATATGAAGTTCCTAAAGGATCTAATAAGTACGTTATTTATTCAGGTGCCCTTTGGATGGGTGGTGAAGATGTAAACGGACAATTAAAGATTGCTGCACAAATGTTTGGTCAGGGCCGTGATTTTTGGACAGGTCCACTCGGAAGTCTAGATCTTAACTCTGGAAATTATGATCCATCTATAGTTCAAAATGCAGAAACTACACTGTACAGAGATCATGGATCCACAGACATTAAGTCTTCACAATGCCTTAAATACGACCAATTCTACACAATTAGAAAGGCTGAAGTTTTACAATTTATAGCATGGTGGGAATGCGAGAATTTAAATCTAGACCCATCAGAATGTGAAGGCGTTGAAAAACCATCTGATGAAGTAATGGATCGAATAATTAATTGGCCGGCACATGGTGATATGTCTTTGAAGGAAGATTATTATTTGGCACCATTTTATGACAATGTTGAATATGAAAATAATACACCAGGAGTCTATGACCCTATCAATGATGGTGATTATCCATGGTATGATATTGAAGGTAAAATTGACTGCAGAGCGGACAGAAGGGTTACTTTATATGGAGATGAAACGCATTGGTGGGTTTTCAATGATAGAGGAAACATTCACACTGAAACGGGTGGAGCTTCAATTGGAATGGAAATCAGAGCACAAGCCTTTTCATTTGCAACAGATGACGCAATTAATGACATGACATTTTACAACTATGAGTTAATCAACAGAGGTTCATATAGACTTACAAATACCTATTTCGGCCAATGGGTGGATACGGACATAGGTGATTATTCAAATGATTATGTTGGTTGTGATGTTTCAAGAGGATTAGGATACGCTTACAATGGTGAATCTGTTGATAACGGAAATTCTGGTCAAGATCCTTATGGTGCTTCTCCTCCTGCAATCGGGATTGATTTTTTTGAAGGTCCATATAAAGACAATGATGGAATCGACAATCCATTAACAACTAATATTGCCGAAGCCATTGCTCAGGGTGGAATTCCTTATGAAGGATTGGGAATTGGCTATGGAGACGGAACTGTAGATAATGAAAGATTAGGAATGTCAAAGTTTGTATATTTTACTGGTGGGGCAGGAGCAGTTCAAGGAGATCCTGATGATGCTACAGATTACTATCAGTATTTAAAAGGTCTTTGGCTGAATAACGATCCATTTACTTTTGGTGGTAATGGAGCAAGTGGATCAATTCCTACAAATTATTGTTTTCCTGGAGAATCTGATCCATACAATTGGGGAACTTTGGGAGTTCCAACGGGGCAATCAAACTGGTCAGAAGTGACTGAAGGAAACCCTCCGGGAGATAGAAGGTTTTTACAATCTGCGGGTCCATTTACGTTAGAACCTGGAGCAGTTAATAATATTACTGTTGGAGTGGTTTATGGTAGAAATACGCAGGAAACAGATCTAGAAGCTTCCGTGAGAACAATGAAGGAAGCAGATTCAAAAGCACAAGCCTTATTTGACAATTGTTTTGAATTAGTTGAGCCTCCAAGAGCTCCAACTCTTACAATACAAGAAATGGAAAATGAGCTAATATTGTTCTTACAACCTGGTGAAGATGAACAAAATTGGTTCTCAGAAGATGTAATCTACATCCAAACTCCGGATTCATTAAAAGATCAAGGAATCTTTTATGATGACACTTTCAGATTTGAAGGTTATCAAATATTTCAAATGATTGGACCGGAAGCATCTGTATCTGATATTGATGATATTCAAAAAGCAAGATTAGTTGCCCAATGTGATGTTGAAAATGGAGTTTCAAAACTTGTTAACTATGAGTACAATGAACAGTTAGGGATCACTATTCCTCAGGTAATGGTTGATGGTGAAGATGCTGGGATTAGACATTCATTTCATATTACAGAAGATCAATTTGCTACAGGCGCAAGAAATTTGGTTAATCATAAAAAGTACTACTTCCTGGCTGTAGCATATGCACATAATAATTTTATGAACTATGTCCCAACTGAACCTGATTCTTTATTCGGACAAAAAAAGCCTTATTTGCGTTCCAGATTATCTGCAACCGGTGGTGGAATTGAGTCTGTTACTGGTATTCCTCATGATCCAACACCCGAAGCAGATGGAACGCTTTTTACCACTTCATATGGTTATCAACCTGCTATAGTACAAATTGAAGGAATTGGAAATGGTGGAACTTTTACTGATTTGGACTCACTTTACAGGGATAACAATGTGCTTAACTGGTCATCTCCAAACGTACATCCTAAATACAAACCGGGTTCAGGCCCTGTGGATATTAAGGTAATAGATCCATTGAACCTTGCAGGTGGGAATTATACCTTGAAATTTGGTACTGTAAACACTGATATTAATGATGAAGAATGGTCGTTAACCAGAGAATACGAAGATGAAAACGGTCAAATTCAAATCGACACATTTAATTCTAAATTTTCAGTGGGAGTTAAAAACGAGGAATTGATTTTAGATTGGGGAATTTCTGTGACCATTAATCAACAATTTTATCAAGGTAATGGAAATTGTACCTACAAGTACACTTCACCCATTGATGCTACTATGACATATCAAGATTCATCAAAAGCATGGTTAGGAGGAGTGTCTGATGACGATCAATTTTATCCAACCAATTGGATTAGATCTGGATCAACGAGTGAACTTGGAGACACATTGCCAGCTTGTGATCCAACCACATGGATTTATAATGAATGCAAATACAATGATTATCCATTGGATGTTGATCAGGAATATGAAAAATTACTTGATGGAATTGTAGCGCCTTTTAATAGAGTAGGAACAGGAGTTTACGGAATGCCTTTTGGATTCCCTGGGGATGATCCGTCTACATTTAAACCGCTAGAAAGTTGGTTTTCATCTCTCGGAACAGTTTCATTAACCAAGTCTTGCTTTCCAGTGTTGCATGATGTGGATATCGTTTTTACAAGTAATAAAGATTATTGGACCAGATGTCCTGTTATTGAAATCAATGACAATGAAGCTCAAACAGAACATGGAGATGATATATTACATATGAGAAGAGATTCATCTGTGGATAAGTTTGGTAAGCCTGATGGAACTGGAACCGGTATGGGATGGTTTCCAGGTTATGCAGTAGACGTCAATACGGGTAAAAGACTAAATATGTGTTTTGCAGAAAACTCTTGGTTAGGAGGTGAAAATGGAAATGACATGATCTGGAATCCAACTTCAAGATTTGCTGATCAAACAGGAAACCCTTTGTTTGGAGGAATGCATTATATCTATGTGTTTGGTGAAAATGTTGATGGAAGTGAATGTCCTTCGTATGATGAAGGAGCTTGGCTTGCGGATAAATTTGACTTGAATCATCCACCTGCTGATTGGGCTAATAATTTTTACAAGGCTTGGAAATCTTGCTTTTGGGTAATGGAACCTATGCTGATTCAAAATGCCACCTTATTAGAAACAGATGTTGAGATTAAATTAAGAATTAATAAACCTTATGAAGATAGATTGGTAAATGGTGAAAATACAGGAAGACCTATGTATCAGTTCTCAATTGATAATCCAACTGAGAAGATTAAGGATGACAGGTTATTGTCTGTTTTAGATAACATAAATGTGGTTCCTAATCCTTACTATGGATACAGTGAGTACGAGACATCTAAAATTGATAACAGAGTTAAAATTACCAATTTGCCGGAGAGATGTACAGTAACAATCTTTAACATGCAGGGTGCTTTGATTAGATCATTTGAAAAAGATGACCCAATCACTTCACTTGACTGGAATTTAAAGAATCATGCGGGTGTTCCAATTGCAGGTGGATTATACCTGATTCATGTAAAACTTCCAATTACTGCTGATAATGGTGATGTTTCATATGAAGAACGTATTTTAAAATGGTATGGAGCATTGCGCACACCAGACCTTGATAATCTGTAA
- a CDS encoding PorV/PorQ family protein codes for MNKIVKRTLLASAVFLASAPAFAGNGDRIGSAGATELLINPWARSAAWADASVACGTGLDAVYTNIAGLAFTDKTQIRFDRTNWLGGSGIGINSAGLAQRISDNSVISVTVMAMTFGDIDITTVDLPEGGIGTFSPTYSNFNVGYAREFTNSIYGGINFKVVNEAIANLRGTSVALDAGIRYVTGEEDQIKFGITLKNIGPTMTFKGDGMAIQIMYPNTGELATLEQRAASFEMPSTLNIGGSYDFNFGEMHKLTTAFAFSANSFSHDQYRLGVNYGMDANKMAFNVMAGYTFEKGLFSSDGFVYGGRVTALSGLSAGVSVDGIVGKNKHRLGVQYSYRHANPFNGIHTIGLSIDMK; via the coding sequence ATGAATAAGATAGTTAAAAGAACATTATTGGCTTCAGCAGTTTTCTTAGCAAGTGCACCCGCATTTGCTGGAAATGGGGACCGTATTGGATCAGCAGGAGCTACTGAATTGTTAATTAATCCTTGGGCTCGTTCAGCTGCTTGGGCTGATGCAAGTGTTGCTTGTGGTACTGGTCTGGATGCTGTTTATACCAATATTGCTGGATTAGCATTTACTGATAAAACTCAAATTAGATTTGATAGAACAAACTGGTTGGGTGGTTCAGGAATCGGTATCAACTCTGCGGGATTAGCTCAAAGAATTTCAGATAACTCTGTTATCTCTGTTACTGTTATGGCAATGACATTTGGTGATATTGATATTACTACAGTTGATTTGCCTGAAGGTGGTATTGGAACTTTCTCTCCTACTTATTCTAACTTTAATGTTGGGTATGCAAGAGAATTTACCAATTCAATTTACGGAGGTATCAACTTTAAAGTAGTTAACGAAGCTATTGCTAATTTAAGAGGTACTTCGGTAGCTTTGGATGCAGGTATCAGATATGTAACTGGTGAAGAAGATCAAATTAAATTTGGTATTACTTTGAAAAATATCGGGCCAACTATGACTTTTAAAGGTGATGGTATGGCAATTCAAATTATGTATCCTAATACAGGTGAATTGGCTACTTTGGAGCAAAGAGCTGCTTCATTTGAAATGCCTTCTACTTTGAATATCGGTGGTTCATATGATTTCAATTTTGGAGAAATGCACAAGCTTACTACGGCATTTGCTTTTTCTGCTAACTCGTTTTCACATGACCAATACAGATTAGGAGTTAATTATGGAATGGATGCTAATAAAATGGCATTTAACGTAATGGCTGGGTACACTTTTGAAAAAGGTCTTTTCTCTAGTGATGGTTTTGTATATGGTGGTAGAGTTACTGCTTTGAGCGGTTTATCTGCTGGTGTTTCAGTTGACGGTATCGTTGGTAAAAACAAACACAGATTAGGTGTTCAGTACAGCTACAGACATGCAAATCCATTCAATGGTATCCACACAATTGGATTATCGATTGATATGAAATAA